One Bacillus sp. 1780r2a1 DNA segment encodes these proteins:
- the copZ gene encoding copper chaperone CopZ, with translation MEQTVLSVQGMSCGHCVKAVEGAVSELSGVKSVKVNLESATVEVEYDESKVSLETIKESIDDQGYDVA, from the coding sequence ATGGAACAAACAGTATTATCAGTACAAGGTATGTCTTGTGGACATTGTGTAAAAGCAGTTGAAGGTGCAGTATCAGAATTAAGCGGTGTAAAAAGTGTAAAGGTTAATTTAGAATCAGCAACGGTTGAAGTTGAATATGATGAAAGTAAAGTCAGCCTTGAAACGATTAAAGAATCAATTGATGATCAAGGCTATGACGTAGCGTAA
- a CDS encoding carbohydrate ABC transporter permease — protein MGNKYTGKTFIIEILAIVLGLIFLAPFYYVIANSLKPFAEILTNTSALPSAFQWQNYVTAFERMDYLRVFKNSLIITVASNLVIVIFCSMGAYMLVRTKSKFSNFIFLLFVAAMVIPFQSIMIPLVKAASSFGLMNSIWGLVVMYLGFGSGLAIFLYHGFIKGIPVELEEAAIIDGCSTFGVFWRIVFPLLKPITVTIIILNSLWIWNDFLLPLLVLQDPSLRTIPLATFFFFGQYTKQWDLALAALMLSIIPLLIFFFSMQKHIIKGITSGSIK, from the coding sequence ATGGGCAACAAGTATACAGGAAAGACGTTTATTATTGAAATCTTAGCAATTGTCTTAGGTTTAATCTTCCTTGCTCCGTTTTACTATGTTATTGCTAACTCATTAAAGCCGTTTGCAGAAATTTTAACCAATACATCAGCTTTACCATCGGCTTTTCAATGGCAAAACTACGTAACAGCTTTTGAAAGAATGGATTACTTACGAGTTTTCAAGAATTCACTAATTATTACAGTAGCAAGCAACCTAGTTATTGTGATCTTTTGTTCAATGGGAGCATATATGCTTGTACGTACAAAATCAAAGTTCAGTAATTTTATCTTTTTGCTCTTCGTAGCAGCCATGGTTATTCCTTTCCAATCAATTATGATTCCTTTAGTAAAAGCGGCAAGTTCATTTGGATTAATGAACAGCATTTGGGGACTAGTTGTGATGTATCTAGGATTTGGTTCTGGGTTAGCAATCTTCTTATATCACGGGTTCATTAAAGGGATACCAGTGGAATTAGAAGAAGCAGCAATTATTGATGGGTGCTCCACGTTTGGTGTATTTTGGAGAATTGTATTCCCTTTATTAAAGCCAATTACGGTAACGATTATTATCTTAAACAGCTTATGGATTTGGAACGATTTCTTATTACCATTACTTGTTCTGCAAGATCCATCATTACGTACAATTCCACTAGCAACGTTTTTCTTCTTTGGACAATACACAAAGCAGTGGGATTTAGCACTAGCAGCATTAATGTTAAGCATCATTCCATTATTAATCTTTTTCTTTTCGATGCAAAAACATATTATCAAAGGAATTACAAGTGGGTCTATTAAATAA
- a CDS encoding family 14 glycosylhydrolase, protein MGKSVKVLLVFIMSIAIIFTSYTSAQAEVKSDYKLYVMAPLGEITDWDQFERQLVQMKKNGVYGLTTDVWWGIVEAKGDNQFDWSYYKKYASAVEDSGLKWVPILSTHQCGGNVGDDCNYPIPNWLWKKDDIENMAFKSESGFVNKEALAPWWGGIEKQYGELYRSFAKNFADYDDVISKIYLSGGPAGELRYPSYQFADGWGYPERGQLQAYTEGAKEDFRDEMKHQYKNIKNLNKAWGTSFKTWDKIEPPADGDAFFRKGEAYNTSYGKDFMKWYQGALEDHLQTISKQAHKYFDRTFDVEVGAKISGVHWKMNDPEMPHAAEYSTGYYDYAKLLDQFKKSNMALTFTCLEMGDQDAQTAPYYSAPKTLVTQIATLANERNLSLNGENALPIINNEWGFDNASEMVFNYDFDGFTLLRMTYLFDEAGNPTNELRMLKDKLALEPLPVTLKVSGVQLEKGQTLHVTGNRGELGRWNTSSYHYILKQKSDGIFEGNFDLAADRQYEFKFYIKDQGGEIIWQDGENQNYHTPAKGKGSYLATW, encoded by the coding sequence ATGGGGAAAAGTGTGAAAGTACTGTTAGTATTCATCATGAGTATAGCAATTATATTTACAAGCTATACGAGTGCTCAAGCAGAAGTCAAATCGGATTACAAGCTGTATGTTATGGCTCCTTTAGGAGAAATCACAGATTGGGATCAGTTCGAACGTCAGCTTGTTCAGATGAAGAAAAATGGTGTATACGGATTAACAACAGATGTTTGGTGGGGAATTGTTGAAGCAAAAGGAGATAATCAATTTGATTGGTCTTATTATAAAAAGTATGCAAGCGCTGTGGAAGATTCAGGGCTGAAATGGGTTCCTATTTTATCTACACATCAATGTGGTGGTAACGTAGGAGATGATTGTAACTATCCGATACCTAATTGGTTATGGAAAAAAGATGACATTGAAAACATGGCATTCAAAAGTGAAAGTGGCTTTGTTAACAAAGAAGCATTAGCACCTTGGTGGGGTGGAATTGAGAAGCAGTATGGCGAATTATACCGTTCATTTGCTAAAAACTTTGCTGACTATGATGATGTTATTAGTAAAATTTATTTAAGCGGTGGACCAGCAGGCGAACTCCGCTACCCATCTTATCAGTTTGCAGACGGATGGGGTTATCCAGAGCGTGGTCAGTTACAAGCATATACAGAAGGTGCAAAAGAAGATTTTAGAGATGAAATGAAGCATCAATATAAAAACATTAAAAATCTTAACAAGGCGTGGGGAACATCATTTAAGACGTGGGATAAAATTGAACCTCCAGCTGATGGAGATGCTTTCTTTAGAAAAGGAGAAGCTTACAACACTTCATATGGAAAAGATTTCATGAAATGGTATCAAGGGGCTCTTGAAGATCACCTACAGACCATTTCAAAGCAAGCTCATAAATATTTTGATCGTACGTTTGACGTAGAAGTAGGCGCAAAAATTTCCGGTGTGCATTGGAAGATGAATGATCCTGAAATGCCACATGCTGCTGAGTACAGCACAGGTTATTATGATTATGCTAAGCTTCTAGATCAATTTAAAAAATCAAATATGGCATTAACGTTTACCTGTTTAGAAATGGGCGACCAGGATGCACAAACAGCTCCTTATTATAGTGCTCCAAAAACGTTAGTAACTCAAATTGCTACATTAGCAAACGAGCGTAACCTTTCGTTGAATGGAGAAAATGCACTTCCGATTATTAATAATGAGTGGGGATTTGATAACGCGTCTGAAATGGTATTTAACTATGACTTTGATGGGTTTACGCTTCTTCGTATGACGTATCTATTTGACGAAGCCGGCAATCCAACCAACGAACTTAGGATGTTAAAAGATAAGCTCGCGCTAGAACCCTTACCGGTTACGCTGAAGGTAAGTGGTGTACAGCTAGAAAAAGGACAAACCCTTCATGTAACGGGTAATCGAGGAGAGTTAGGACGTTGGAATACAAGCAGCTATCACTACATCTTAAAGCAAAAGTCAGACGGAATCTTTGAGGGAAATTTTGATTTAGCCGCGGATCGTCAGTACGAATTTAAGTTTTATATTAAAGATCAAGGTGGGGAAATTATTTGGCAAGATGGTGAGAACCAAAACTATCATACACCAGCAAAGGGAAAAGGGTCTTATTTAGCAACATGGTAA
- a CDS encoding metal-sensitive transcriptional regulator, with amino-acid sequence MEENRGSEVKVDCHAGNARRSHHSPEVKKNLTSRLNRIEGQIRGIKGLIDKDTYCDDVITQISAVQSALNSVSKILLEGHLKHCVVERVQEGDEEVVDELLTTIKRLMK; translated from the coding sequence ATGGAAGAAAACCGTGGGTCGGAAGTAAAAGTAGATTGCCATGCAGGTAATGCAAGGCGAAGTCATCATTCTCCAGAAGTAAAGAAAAACTTAACGAGTCGCCTTAATCGAATTGAAGGACAAATTCGGGGAATTAAAGGGTTAATTGATAAGGATACGTACTGTGATGATGTCATTACGCAAATATCGGCTGTTCAGTCAGCTTTAAATAGTGTCAGTAAAATTTTATTAGAAGGTCATTTAAAGCACTGTGTTGTAGAAAGAGTACAAGAGGGCGACGAGGAAGTAGTAGATGAGTTATTAACAACAATTAAAAGATTAATGAAATAA
- a CDS encoding ABC transporter substrate-binding protein — MKLKKLPLAAGVLSASLLFTAACSSDSSSGDNASGGAKGDQVVVDIFQGKVEIADQLKALTDQYTKENPNVTFNIETVGGGADGAAALKAKFASGNEPDIFSNGGYQEAVTWKDKLEDLSDEPWVKDAFDNTLDPMTIDGKVYGQPMNLEGYGFTYNKELFKKAGIKEVPQTLDELEAAAKKLKAAGITPFSIGYGEWWVLGNHGLNIPFSAQEDPDAFIKSLNEGTGKISGNQQFKDYIKLLDLTIKYGNKNSLTTDYNTQVTNFATGEAAIIQQGNWIQPMLDKINPDLDLGVMPMPLGDGGNVKGKISVDVPSSWVVHNGAPEADKEAAKDFLNWMVTSEEGKRALVEEFKYVPAFKTIEADAKDIGPLGAEILKYSEEGQTMPWQFMKFPDGVKEEFGASLQEYVGGQVTEEELFKSFESTWDKLKK; from the coding sequence ATGAAACTAAAAAAACTTCCCTTAGCAGCAGGTGTACTATCAGCATCTCTTTTATTTACAGCAGCGTGCTCTAGCGATAGTTCGTCTGGAGATAATGCAAGCGGTGGCGCAAAAGGTGATCAAGTTGTTGTTGATATTTTCCAAGGAAAAGTTGAGATTGCAGATCAGCTAAAAGCATTAACGGATCAATATACAAAAGAAAATCCAAACGTAACATTCAACATTGAAACAGTTGGAGGCGGTGCAGACGGTGCAGCAGCACTAAAAGCGAAGTTTGCTTCTGGAAATGAGCCTGATATCTTCTCAAACGGTGGCTATCAAGAAGCCGTTACCTGGAAAGACAAGCTTGAAGATTTATCTGATGAGCCTTGGGTGAAAGATGCATTTGATAATACGTTAGATCCAATGACGATTGACGGCAAGGTATATGGTCAGCCGATGAACTTAGAAGGATACGGCTTTACGTATAACAAAGAGCTTTTTAAAAAAGCGGGCATTAAAGAAGTACCACAGACGTTAGATGAACTAGAAGCAGCAGCTAAGAAGTTAAAAGCAGCGGGAATCACGCCGTTTTCAATTGGATATGGTGAATGGTGGGTATTAGGAAATCATGGTTTAAACATTCCATTCTCTGCTCAAGAAGACCCTGATGCTTTTATCAAGAGCTTAAACGAAGGTACTGGAAAAATTTCAGGTAACCAGCAGTTTAAAGACTATATTAAGCTATTAGATTTAACAATTAAGTATGGAAATAAAAACTCGTTGACAACGGATTACAATACGCAAGTAACAAACTTTGCAACGGGTGAAGCAGCTATTATTCAACAAGGAAACTGGATTCAGCCAATGCTTGATAAAATTAATCCAGACTTAGATTTAGGTGTTATGCCAATGCCTCTTGGTGACGGTGGAAATGTGAAAGGGAAAATCTCAGTCGATGTACCAAGCAGCTGGGTTGTTCATAACGGTGCACCAGAAGCAGATAAAGAAGCAGCAAAAGATTTCTTAAACTGGATGGTAACATCGGAAGAAGGCAAGCGTGCACTTGTAGAAGAGTTTAAGTATGTTCCTGCATTTAAGACAATTGAAGCGGACGCAAAAGATATCGGTCCATTAGGTGCGGAAATCTTAAAGTACTCTGAAGAAGGACAAACAATGCCTTGGCAGTTTATGAAGTTCCCGGATGGTGTGAAAGAAGAATTTGGTGCTTCACTTCAAGAGTATGTTGGTGGTCAAGTAACGGAAGAAGAATTGTTTAAATCATTTGAAAGTACTTGGGATAAACTAAAAAAATAA
- a CDS encoding sugar ABC transporter permease — MESQSKLQEKEVISVQKTKQTQSSIRTNNRKKWKKAGIFTLFVGPVFLAFSMIVLYPFLSGVYYAFTNWNGVTGNIEWVGLDNFKYLLFEDKQFHASFILTAKYTVVAILLTNVVGFSLALLVTQMLKTRNILRTVFFLPNLIGGLLLGFVWQFIFIRGFSSIGQLTGWSLFELPWLGDANTAFWGIVIVSVWQGAGYIMIIYVAALQNVPQELLEAARIDGANRWQTLRHITLPMVAPAVTICLFLTISSSFKIFDVNLSLTNGGPFKSTEMLALNIYTEAFVNNRYGIGEAKALIFFLIVAGITTLQVMYTKKKEVES; from the coding sequence ATGGAGAGCCAAAGCAAATTGCAAGAAAAAGAAGTAATTTCAGTACAAAAAACAAAACAAACGCAGTCGTCAATTCGCACAAATAATCGTAAAAAGTGGAAAAAAGCAGGAATATTTACCTTGTTTGTAGGGCCCGTCTTTTTAGCATTTAGTATGATTGTTTTATATCCATTTTTATCTGGTGTTTATTACGCCTTTACAAATTGGAATGGTGTAACAGGAAATATTGAGTGGGTAGGGTTAGATAACTTTAAATACTTACTTTTTGAAGATAAGCAATTTCATGCTTCCTTCATTCTAACCGCGAAGTACACCGTTGTCGCTATTTTATTAACAAATGTGGTCGGATTTAGCCTAGCTTTACTGGTCACACAGATGCTTAAGACAAGAAATATTTTAAGAACAGTTTTCTTCTTGCCTAACTTAATTGGCGGACTATTACTGGGATTTGTATGGCAATTCATTTTTATTCGAGGTTTTTCGTCTATCGGTCAATTAACGGGTTGGTCACTTTTTGAGCTTCCTTGGTTAGGAGATGCTAATACTGCATTTTGGGGAATTGTTATTGTCAGCGTATGGCAAGGCGCAGGGTATATCATGATTATCTACGTAGCAGCTTTGCAAAACGTTCCGCAAGAGCTTCTTGAAGCAGCAAGAATTGACGGGGCAAACCGTTGGCAAACACTTCGCCATATTACACTACCAATGGTAGCACCAGCCGTCACAATTTGTTTATTCTTAACTATTTCGTCCTCATTTAAAATATTTGATGTAAACTTATCATTAACAAACGGTGGTCCGTTTAAATCAACAGAAATGTTAGCGCTTAACATTTATACAGAGGCTTTCGTTAATAACCGTTATGGTATTGGAGAAGCAAAAGCACTGATTTTCTTCTTAATCGTAGCAGGTATTACAACGCTTCAAGTTATGTATACGAAGAAGAAGGAGGTTGAATCTTAA
- a CDS encoding heavy metal translocating P-type ATPase has protein sequence MKSQKDITLRIEGMTCSACASRIEKSLKKIDGVEDAAINLALEKATIRYTPEVVQSRVFEEKVQNLGYDVIYETEELDITGMTCAACSSRIEKVLGKQQGIAHVNVNLALETATLKYNEEQIDLSTIINRIEKLGYGASLKAEKNENIREKVTNQQELKFLIAAILSIPLLWAMVSHFSFTAFIPVPPMFLNPWFQMALATPVQFLIGGQFYVGAYKALRNKSANMDVLVALGTSAAYFYSVYLSIQSIGSNAHMIELYYETSAILITLILLGKLFEAKAKGRSSEAIRTLLSLQAKTAIVERENQQVEIPIEEVKHGDVVYVKPGEKIPVDGEVIEGQSAIDESMLTGESIPVEKSIGDDVTGATVNKNGFLKVKATKVGKETALAQIIRVVESAQGSKAPIQRVADRISGIFVPIVVAIAIVTFFVWYMVLDPSDFASALEKMIAVLVIACPCALGLATPTSIMAGSGRAAELGVLFKGGEHLEAAHEVDTIVLDKTGTVTKGEPQVTDIVTETGASQEKLLQLVASAESQSEHPLARAIVKKASEQNLSLLKISAFEAIPGHGIKAIIEDEEILVGTRKLMSDSGIEVAGVESLISEIESQGKTVMLIALNSEYAGFVAVADTVKETSAKAIKALKEMGLHVVMITGDNKQTANAIANEVGIHHVLAEVLPEEKAAEIQKLQAQGSKVAMVGDGLNDAPALAVADVGMAIGTGTDVAIEAADLTLMRGDLTSIVHALQMSKATMRNIKQNLFWAFGYNTIGIPIAAIGFLAPWLAGAAMAFSSVSVVLNALRLQKMKI, from the coding sequence ATGAAAAGCCAAAAAGACATTACGTTACGTATAGAGGGTATGACGTGCTCAGCCTGTGCAAGCCGAATTGAAAAAAGTTTAAAGAAAATAGATGGAGTTGAAGATGCAGCTATTAACCTTGCATTAGAAAAAGCAACAATTCGCTATACACCTGAAGTAGTTCAGTCACGCGTTTTTGAAGAAAAAGTGCAGAATCTAGGATATGATGTCATTTATGAAACAGAAGAACTAGACATAACCGGGATGACCTGTGCAGCTTGTTCAAGCAGAATCGAAAAGGTATTAGGAAAGCAGCAGGGAATTGCTCATGTAAACGTGAATCTTGCATTAGAAACGGCAACTCTAAAATATAATGAAGAACAAATTGATCTATCTACCATCATTAATAGAATTGAAAAATTAGGATACGGTGCGTCTTTAAAGGCTGAAAAAAACGAAAATATCCGTGAAAAAGTAACCAATCAACAAGAGCTCAAATTTTTAATTGCAGCAATATTAAGTATCCCGCTACTTTGGGCCATGGTTAGTCACTTTTCCTTTACGGCCTTTATTCCTGTACCGCCGATGTTTTTAAATCCATGGTTTCAAATGGCCCTTGCTACGCCAGTTCAATTTCTTATCGGTGGACAGTTTTATGTTGGAGCCTATAAAGCGCTAAGGAATAAAAGTGCAAATATGGATGTTTTGGTGGCTTTAGGAACGAGCGCTGCTTATTTTTACAGCGTTTATTTATCGATTCAATCCATTGGTTCAAATGCTCATATGATTGAACTTTATTATGAAACAAGCGCAATCTTAATTACCCTTATTTTACTCGGGAAATTATTTGAAGCTAAAGCAAAAGGGCGCTCTTCAGAGGCAATTCGAACGCTTTTAAGTTTACAAGCAAAAACGGCAATTGTAGAGCGAGAAAATCAACAGGTTGAAATCCCTATTGAAGAAGTGAAGCACGGAGACGTTGTTTATGTGAAGCCAGGCGAAAAAATTCCAGTAGACGGTGAGGTAATAGAAGGACAATCTGCAATTGATGAGTCCATGCTAACAGGAGAAAGTATTCCGGTTGAAAAATCGATTGGTGATGATGTGACGGGAGCCACAGTGAACAAAAATGGCTTTTTAAAAGTAAAAGCAACAAAAGTGGGAAAAGAAACAGCCCTTGCACAAATTATAAGAGTTGTGGAAAGCGCACAAGGTTCTAAAGCCCCTATTCAACGCGTGGCTGACCGTATTTCAGGTATTTTTGTTCCCATTGTTGTAGCAATAGCAATCGTTACGTTTTTTGTTTGGTATATGGTGCTTGATCCTAGTGACTTTGCTTCAGCGCTTGAAAAAATGATTGCTGTACTTGTAATTGCCTGCCCTTGTGCATTAGGTCTAGCTACCCCAACGTCAATTATGGCAGGATCAGGTCGAGCAGCCGAACTAGGTGTTTTATTTAAAGGCGGTGAGCATCTAGAAGCAGCTCATGAAGTAGATACGATCGTGTTAGACAAAACTGGTACCGTGACAAAGGGTGAGCCACAAGTAACGGATATTGTGACGGAAACAGGCGCAAGCCAAGAAAAGCTTTTACAGCTTGTTGCCTCTGCTGAAAGTCAGTCTGAGCATCCATTAGCACGCGCCATTGTCAAAAAGGCTTCTGAACAAAATCTTAGTTTGCTAAAAATTTCAGCTTTTGAAGCAATACCTGGACATGGTATAAAAGCGATTATAGAGGATGAGGAAATTTTAGTGGGTACGAGAAAGCTTATGTCTGATTCTGGTATTGAAGTTGCGGGTGTTGAATCACTCATTTCAGAAATTGAGTCTCAGGGGAAAACGGTTATGCTAATTGCTTTAAACAGTGAATATGCAGGGTTTGTAGCAGTTGCTGATACGGTTAAAGAAACGTCAGCGAAAGCTATTAAGGCCCTAAAAGAAATGGGACTTCACGTTGTGATGATTACAGGTGATAATAAGCAAACAGCAAATGCTATTGCTAATGAAGTGGGAATTCATCATGTGCTTGCTGAAGTATTACCAGAAGAAAAAGCAGCCGAAATTCAAAAGCTGCAGGCTCAAGGGTCAAAAGTGGCAATGGTTGGTGACGGCTTAAATGATGCACCGGCTCTAGCAGTGGCTGACGTTGGAATGGCGATTGGAACCGGTACGGACGTTGCGATTGAAGCAGCAGACTTAACGCTTATGAGAGGTGACCTTACAAGCATCGTTCATGCTTTGCAAATGAGTAAAGCAACAATGCGTAACATTAAACAAAATCTCTTTTGGGCATTCGGCTACAATACTATTGGAATTCCAATTGCTGCAATAGGATTTTTGGCACCGTGGTTAGCTGGAGCAGCCATGGCGTTCAGTTCTGTATCCGTTGTGTTAAATGCGCTGCGTTTGCAGAAAATGAAGATTTAG